In Thermospira aquatica, the following proteins share a genomic window:
- a CDS encoding MFS transporter, giving the protein MPKVEKLPLWKQWMFALGQMGWSLASYSVANLIAYFYLPPEGQGVSLFPAFIYQGFIFGSFTIIGLINALSRVFDAVTDPLVAGMSDRARFRLGRRRTFHFSMNLSVPFGDLHSRLCPLTIELNEPIDCFIISLIYFTCFHLYSTTTTKAGLDKTNATTFMTVLFLLSFVFYVPINFIAKAIGKKLLLSIAFVLFSLVFVMVFWLGKFPLAPFWQGILLVSLASLPIAIFGILPNAIVADIADADGKLTDNYKAAVFFGARTFMMKMGIAFTNLIFPSLLNLGRSTENDFGVRLTGVFAFVFCIAGLLLFLRYREKDILSIITPQKSPLTKEKP; this is encoded by the coding sequence ATGCCAAAAGTAGAAAAACTCCCCCTCTGGAAGCAATGGATGTTTGCCCTGGGTCAGATGGGATGGTCTTTAGCATCGTACAGCGTTGCCAATCTGATTGCGTATTTTTACCTCCCCCCTGAAGGACAAGGAGTGAGTCTTTTTCCTGCATTTATTTATCAGGGATTTATTTTTGGCTCTTTTACTATCATCGGACTTATTAACGCCTTGAGCCGTGTCTTTGATGCCGTTACCGACCCCCTTGTGGCAGGTATGAGTGATCGTGCCAGATTTCGCCTGGGAAGAAGACGCACCTTTCATTTCTCCATGAATCTATCTGTTCCATTTGGTGACCTCCATTCTCGTCTTTGCCCATTGACGATAGAACTGAACGAACCCATTGACTGTTTTATTATTTCATTGATTTATTTTACTTGCTTTCATCTTTATAGCACCACCACGACCAAGGCGGGACTTGACAAGACAAACGCTACCACCTTTATGACAGTACTGTTCTTGTTGAGTTTTGTGTTCTATGTACCCATCAATTTCATTGCCAAGGCTATCGGGAAAAAGCTTCTCCTCTCTATTGCTTTCGTCCTCTTCTCGCTTGTTTTTGTCATGGTGTTCTGGCTCGGTAAATTTCCTCTTGCTCCCTTCTGGCAGGGTATTCTCTTGGTCTCACTTGCTTCCCTCCCAATAGCCATCTTTGGCATTCTCCCCAATGCTATTGTCGCAGATATTGCCGATGCCGATGGAAAACTCACAGACAACTACAAGGCTGCTGTATTCTTTGGTGCCCGTACCTTCATGATGAAGATGGGAATAGCCTTCACCAACCTTATCTTCCCTTCTCTTCTCAATCTGGGAAGAAGCACTGAAAATGACTTTGGCGTCAGGCTTACAGGGGTATTTGCTTTTGTGTTCTGTATAGCGGGACTTCTCCTTTTCCTTCGTTATCGAGAAAAGGACATTCTCTCGATTATAACACCTCAGAAATCCCCTCTCACAAAGGAAAAACCTTGA